From the genome of Flavobacterium luteolum, one region includes:
- a CDS encoding UDP-N-acetylmuramoyl-L-alanyl-D-glutamate--2,6-diaminopimelate ligase, producing the protein MKVLKDILYKVAIESVKGSTDIAIHKIEFDSRKVEANDIFVAIRGSLSDGHDYIEKAIELGAKAIICDTLPATVANDVTYVQVKDTNTALAFMAANYFEDPSAKLKLVGVTGTNGKTTIASLLFQLFEKAGFKVGLLSTVKIVVDKTEYPATHTTPDSLTINHYLNEMVEAGVTHCFMEVSSHGIHQKRTEALHFVGGIFTNLSHDHLDYHPTFAEYRDVKKSFFDSLPKSAFVLSNIDDKNGSVMLQNTVAKKLTYALKSYADYRAQILESQLSGLLLKVNDNEVWVKLIGTFNAYNVLAIYGTAVELGIDSLEALRLLSDLESVSGRFQYIVSDGGITAVVDYAHTPDALENVLKTINDIRTKNEQLITVVGCGGNRDKTKRPIMAKIASDLSDKAILTSDNPRNEDPEVILDEMEQGVEPHNYKKMLRITDRKQAIKTACQLAQPKDIILIAGKGHETYQEINGVRHHFDDMETVREILEQLNK; encoded by the coding sequence GTGAAAGTATTAAAAGACATATTATATAAAGTGGCTATTGAATCGGTAAAAGGTTCAACAGATATTGCTATTCATAAAATTGAATTTGATTCGCGCAAAGTAGAAGCAAATGATATTTTTGTAGCAATTCGCGGTTCGCTTTCAGATGGACATGATTACATAGAGAAAGCAATCGAACTTGGAGCAAAAGCAATTATTTGTGATACGCTTCCTGCAACTGTTGCAAACGATGTTACATATGTTCAAGTAAAAGATACCAATACCGCTTTAGCTTTTATGGCAGCTAATTATTTTGAAGATCCATCTGCAAAATTAAAATTAGTTGGAGTAACAGGAACAAATGGAAAAACGACAATTGCGTCATTATTGTTTCAGTTGTTTGAAAAAGCTGGTTTTAAAGTGGGATTGCTTTCAACTGTAAAAATCGTAGTAGACAAAACAGAATATCCTGCAACGCATACAACGCCTGATTCTTTGACTATAAATCATTATTTGAATGAAATGGTTGAGGCTGGAGTTACGCATTGTTTTATGGAAGTAAGCTCGCATGGAATTCATCAAAAACGTACTGAAGCGCTACATTTTGTAGGCGGAATTTTTACGAACCTTTCTCACGATCATTTAGATTATCATCCAACATTTGCTGAATATAGAGATGTTAAAAAATCATTTTTTGACTCACTTCCAAAATCAGCTTTTGTTTTATCAAACATTGATGATAAAAACGGTTCTGTAATGTTGCAGAATACTGTTGCTAAAAAACTGACTTACGCTTTAAAATCTTACGCAGATTATAGAGCTCAGATTTTAGAAAGCCAATTGTCTGGATTATTGTTGAAAGTAAATGATAATGAAGTTTGGGTAAAACTAATTGGTACATTCAATGCATACAATGTTTTAGCAATTTATGGAACTGCTGTAGAGCTAGGAATTGATAGTCTTGAAGCGTTGCGTTTACTGTCTGATTTAGAGAGTGTTTCGGGACGTTTTCAGTATATCGTATCAGATGGAGGTATTACAGCTGTTGTAGATTATGCACATACGCCAGATGCATTGGAGAATGTTTTAAAAACGATAAACGATATCCGTACTAAAAATGAGCAGTTAATTACGGTTGTTGGATGTGGAGGAAATCGAGACAAAACAAAACGCCCGATTATGGCAAAGATTGCTTCAGATTTAAGTGATAAAGCGATTTTGACTTCGGATAATCCGAGAAATGAAGATCCAGAAGTTATTTTGGATGAAATGGAGCAAGGAGTTGAGCCACACAATTATAAAAAAATGCTGCGAATTACAGATAGAAAACAGGCAATTAAAACAGCTTGTCAATTGGCTCAGCCTAAAGATATCATTCTAATCGCAGGAAAAGGGCACGAAACGTATCAAGAAATAAATGGTGTTCGCCATCATTTTGATGATATGGAAACGGTAAGAGAAATTTTAGAACAACTGAATAAATAA
- the mraY gene encoding phospho-N-acetylmuramoyl-pentapeptide-transferase, giving the protein MLYYLFEYFDKTLDLPGTGVFQYITFRSALAFMLSLLLSTIYGKRVINFLRRQQVGETVRELGLAGQNEKAGTPTMGGLIIIFATLIPVLLFARLHNIYIVLLIVTTLWMGTIGFVDDYIKIFKKDKQGLKGIFKVIGQVGLGIIVGAVLYFNPAVTVRTDTGRTDVFKTAANSTVIVPAGVEEKSTATTIPFVKNNEFDYAEVLSFMGDGYEKWAWLVFIPVVIFIITAVSNGANLTDGIDGLAAGTSAISVLALGIFTFVSGNIIFSNYLNIMYIPNSGEMTVFISAFVGALIGFLWYNSFPASVFMGDTGSLTIGGIIAVLAIAVRKEILIVLFCGIFLAESASVIIQVGYFKYTKKRFGEGRRIFLMSPLHHHYQKKGYHESKIVTRFWIVAVMLAILSIITLKLR; this is encoded by the coding sequence ATGCTGTACTATTTATTTGAATATTTTGATAAAACATTGGATCTTCCAGGAACAGGAGTTTTCCAGTACATCACATTTAGGTCAGCTTTGGCATTTATGCTTTCGTTGCTTCTATCGACTATTTATGGTAAAAGAGTGATTAACTTTTTGCGTCGTCAGCAAGTAGGAGAAACTGTGCGAGAACTTGGTCTTGCAGGTCAGAATGAAAAAGCTGGTACGCCTACAATGGGTGGATTAATCATCATTTTTGCTACTCTCATTCCGGTTTTATTATTTGCAAGATTGCATAACATTTATATTGTTTTGCTAATTGTAACTACATTATGGATGGGAACAATTGGTTTTGTTGATGATTATATCAAAATATTCAAAAAAGATAAACAAGGGTTAAAAGGAATCTTTAAAGTTATTGGACAAGTTGGTCTTGGTATTATCGTTGGAGCAGTTCTTTATTTTAATCCGGCCGTTACGGTAAGAACTGATACTGGTCGTACAGATGTATTTAAAACTGCTGCAAATTCAACAGTTATTGTGCCTGCAGGTGTCGAAGAAAAATCTACAGCAACAACAATTCCTTTCGTAAAAAACAACGAGTTTGACTATGCGGAAGTATTGTCTTTTATGGGTGATGGATATGAAAAATGGGCTTGGCTAGTATTTATTCCCGTAGTAATTTTTATTATAACAGCAGTTTCAAATGGTGCTAATTTAACGGATGGAATTGACGGACTAGCCGCAGGAACCTCCGCAATATCTGTCCTCGCACTCGGGATTTTTACATTCGTTTCAGGTAATATTATTTTCTCGAATTATCTGAACATTATGTATATCCCCAATTCGGGAGAAATGACGGTTTTTATTTCTGCCTTTGTGGGTGCGCTTATTGGATTTCTTTGGTACAACTCATTTCCAGCATCGGTGTTTATGGGAGATACGGGGAGTTTGACTATTGGAGGAATCATTGCGGTTCTTGCAATTGCTGTGCGTAAAGAGATATTAATCGTTTTATTCTGTGGAATTTTCTTGGCAGAAAGTGCTTCAGTAATTATTCAAGTAGGTTATTTTAAATATACGAAGAAGCGTTTCGGAGAAGGACGAAGAATTTTTCTGATGTCACCGCTTCATCATCATTATCAGAAAAAGGGATATCACGAAAGTAAAATTGTAACCCGTTTCTGGATTGTAGCTGTGATGCTGGCCATTTTATCAATCATTACCCTAAAATTAAGATAA